The following proteins are encoded in a genomic region of Glycine soja cultivar W05 chromosome 17, ASM419377v2, whole genome shotgun sequence:
- the LOC114391525 gene encoding uncharacterized protein LOC114391525, giving the protein MVLRAANVTAQVNSIPMLNGTNFKAWKEAVEIVLGCMDLDLALRTERPIFTLEISNEDQSSKKFLEEIEQYFAKNKMEEMSNLLAKVISMKYKGKGNIREYIMEMSNLASKLKSLKLELGEDLLVHLVLILLPAHFGQFKVSYNTQKDKWSLNELISHCVQEEERL; this is encoded by the exons TGCTGCAAATGTTACTGCCCAAGTGAATTCTATCCCAATGCTGAATGGGACAAATTTTAAGGCCTGGAAGGAAGCCGTAGAAATTGTTCTTGGTTGTATGGATTTAGACTTGGCACTGAGGACGGAACGACCCATTTTCACTTTGGAAATCTCTAAtgag GATCAAAGTTCTAAGAAATTCCTTGAGGAAATTGAGCAATACTTTGCCAAAAATAAAATGGAGGAGATGAGTAACCTTTTGGCTAAAGTCATCTCCATGAAGTATAAAGGCAAAGGGAACATAAGGGAGTACATTATGGAGATGTCCAATCTCGCATCAAAACTCAAGTCACTTAAGTTAGAGCTTGGTGAAGACCTGCTCGTGCACTTGGTTTTGATCTTGCTTCCTGCACactttgggcaattcaaagtgaGCTATAACACTCAGAAGGACAAATGGTCCCTCAATGAGCTTATATCTCACTGTGTGCAAGAGGAGGAGAGGCTATAG